A region from the Chitinophaga sp. Cy-1792 genome encodes:
- a CDS encoding ABC transporter permease, producing MKRLSFILQKEFRQIFRDKMILVMMFAMPTIQLIIMPLAANFEVKDIKLVIVDNDHSTMVQRLISKLGASGYFRIVGAENSFPAALKYIEENRADVVVEIPAHFERDLVREGHEEVALSIDAINGARAGIGGAYLNSIINDFSNSTELDFIREAQQVSAADVPVINMTYSTWYNPHEEYKYYMVPAIFVLLLTLIGGFMSALNIVKEKEIGTIEQINVTPIRKYEFITGKLVPFWVVGMIIFTIGLLVARLMYGIVPVGSLWLLYLFAAVYLVALLGFGLLISTYSSNQVQAMFLAFFFMMIFMLMSGMFTATESMPPWARVISSLTPVTHFVTVVRMIILKGSTFGDVKLQLGYLVIFAIVLNGWAVWNYRKTS from the coding sequence ATGAAAAGGCTGAGTTTTATATTACAGAAAGAGTTCAGGCAGATTTTCCGGGATAAGATGATCCTGGTGATGATGTTTGCTATGCCTACCATTCAGCTGATCATCATGCCGCTGGCGGCCAATTTTGAAGTGAAGGATATCAAGCTGGTGATCGTCGATAATGACCATAGTACGATGGTACAGCGGCTGATATCCAAATTGGGGGCCTCCGGGTATTTTCGTATTGTCGGTGCAGAAAATTCTTTTCCGGCAGCATTAAAATATATAGAAGAGAATCGTGCGGATGTAGTAGTGGAGATTCCTGCGCATTTTGAAAGGGATCTCGTACGGGAAGGGCATGAGGAAGTAGCGTTATCAATTGACGCGATCAATGGTGCCAGGGCGGGTATTGGAGGGGCTTACCTGAATAGTATTATCAATGACTTCAGTAACAGTACGGAACTGGATTTCATCAGGGAGGCGCAGCAGGTGAGTGCAGCAGATGTTCCCGTCATTAACATGACCTATAGCACCTGGTATAATCCGCATGAAGAATATAAGTATTATATGGTGCCAGCCATCTTTGTACTATTGCTTACACTGATAGGAGGGTTTATGTCCGCCTTAAATATTGTAAAAGAAAAAGAGATCGGCACTATTGAGCAAATTAATGTGACACCTATCCGCAAATATGAATTCATCACAGGTAAGCTGGTGCCGTTCTGGGTGGTGGGTATGATCATCTTTACGATTGGGTTATTAGTGGCAAGGCTGATGTATGGTATTGTACCGGTAGGGTCGTTATGGTTACTGTATTTATTTGCGGCTGTCTACCTGGTGGCGTTGCTGGGGTTTGGTCTGCTGATATCTACCTATAGTTCAAATCAGGTACAGGCCATGTTTCTGGCATTTTTCTTTATGATGATATTTATGCTGATGAGTGGTATGTTTACCGCTACCGAGAGCATGCCGCCCTGGGCCAGGGTGATCTCCTCCTTAACACCGGTTACACATTTTGTTACCGTGGTACGCATGATTATTTTGAAGGGCAGCACCTTTGGAGATGTAAAATTACAACTGGGGTACCTGGTGATTTTCGCCATAGTGCTGAATGGCTGGGCGGTCTGGAACTACCGTAAAACTTCCTGA
- a CDS encoding ABC transporter permease, whose product MKQLLVFIRKEFYHVFRDRRTLLIMFGLPLAQILLFGYALTSEVKNADIIISDQSKDPNTAKIISKIKSSVYFIVQEKHLEDKAIDEEFKKGKVKCVLLFPPSFGEDLRHTGKATVQIIADGSDPNTAKTIINYLTAFIADYQLTLLPGDATPVGITPQLRMLYNPEGNGSLNFIPGVIALIFMIVCSTLTSVSVVREKELGTMEVLLVSPFHPIMVLLAKAIPFLVLSLVNFIFILVLSVGFLGIAIKGSILLLFAESTLFIITCLSVGLLISNIASSQQGAMLISMMGMMLPTLLFTGFMYPLENMPWPLQLISNIVPARWYYLIVKAVMLKGLGFSYVWKETLVLLGMTTALLTAALLKFKTRLE is encoded by the coding sequence ATGAAGCAGTTACTTGTATTCATCAGAAAAGAATTTTACCACGTATTCCGCGACCGGCGTACGTTGCTGATCATGTTTGGACTGCCGCTGGCGCAGATCCTGCTGTTTGGTTATGCGCTGACCAGCGAGGTGAAAAATGCCGATATCATTATCAGTGATCAGTCCAAAGATCCCAATACCGCAAAGATCATCAGCAAAATAAAATCATCTGTCTACTTTATTGTACAGGAGAAACACCTGGAAGATAAAGCCATTGATGAGGAGTTTAAAAAGGGTAAAGTGAAATGTGTGCTGCTGTTTCCGCCCTCATTCGGAGAAGATCTCCGGCATACGGGCAAGGCAACGGTGCAGATCATCGCTGATGGCTCTGATCCCAATACCGCAAAAACAATTATTAATTATCTCACCGCATTTATAGCAGATTACCAGCTAACCCTGCTGCCCGGAGATGCAACACCGGTAGGTATTACACCGCAGTTACGCATGTTGTACAACCCGGAAGGTAATGGCTCGCTGAACTTTATTCCCGGTGTAATCGCACTGATATTTATGATCGTTTGCAGTACCCTGACTTCAGTATCTGTAGTGCGGGAAAAAGAGCTGGGCACGATGGAAGTCTTGCTGGTATCACCTTTTCACCCCATCATGGTGCTACTGGCAAAGGCAATTCCTTTCCTGGTATTATCACTGGTGAATTTTATTTTCATATTGGTGTTGAGTGTCGGGTTCCTTGGTATTGCCATCAAAGGGAGTATCCTGCTTTTATTCGCAGAGAGTACGCTATTTATTATTACCTGTCTCTCGGTTGGGTTACTGATTTCCAATATTGCCAGTTCACAGCAGGGGGCCATGTTGATATCGATGATGGGTATGATGTTGCCCACTTTATTATTTACAGGTTTTATGTACCCGCTGGAAAATATGCCCTGGCCATTACAGCTGATATCCAATATAGTGCCAGCAAGATGGTATTACCTGATCGTGAAAGCAGTGATGTTGAAAGGGCTTGGGTTTAGTTATGTATGGAAAGAAACACTCGTTTTATTGGGGATGACCACCGCTTTGCTGACCGCTGCATTACTTAAATTTAAAACCAGGTTGGAATAA
- a CDS encoding TonB-dependent receptor, whose amino-acid sequence MIHYLPRSSSGKRSLHWMMLTLLPAAGLLYTSPVHATKSSAAAFFQQDPTQVRVITGVVTDDKNQPVPGVTVSVKGTSHGTVTDVKGAYSLRIPANLPSPVLLFTSMGFTAKEVPYTNQKTLNQQMITSEKALGEVVVVGYGTQRKVNMVGAVSAIKVDEKMAGRAVSNASSALSGLVPGLSATQSSGMAGKNGADLVIRGLGTVNNAKPLVVVDGMPDVDINLVNMNDIESISVLKDATSASVYGSRAANGVILITTKSGKGNKKTQFNFNGYYGVTEPTKSYEFMSDYAKSLTLSQRLQMVNTLRSQTNFKDGTIDQWMAMAMVDPLNYPSTDWWSLIMRNGANQNYNLSASGGTDVSNFFVSVGVQDEKGLQINNSYKRYNARFNFDYKLRPTMNVGMKFAGVWSKFNYGMSEGFTDGDGGNLDLQYAIAGITPYDPVSGKFGGSMAFGEDGQAFNPYMNYMQNQNNQQRQQLNATMYYDWSPVKGLTGRIDYSLAYYNTFRYNAPIPTQSWNFQTQSPNARVYFAPNSGISNYTTNGYKTQLNGSLTYHKAFNKNHDLTVLGVYSEEYWFDRVLNASRNDRIYTDLHELDAALTSVVSNGGNSTAEGLRSYIGRINYSAYDKYLLELNFRSDGSSKFLPGHQFGFFPSAAAGWRFAEEEFIKRYTSNWLSNGKFRASYGTLGNNSGVGRYEQQETLAMAAYYLDKDIAKGFVNKKMVNRDLTWETTSVFNLGLDLGFFNSRLNAELDYYDRLTTNMNRPSDLSYLLTGAYTAPRKNIGNLRNRGVELNLNWQDKLSHGIAYTINGNISYNHTRLEKWNEYLGRGYTFLDMPYHFVYTYQDNGIAQTWQDVYNNTPQGASPGDILRKDVNGDGIIDGNDKVAQSNYQRDRPTTNYALSASVSWKGIDLGIMFQGAAGRKDYWINNYNNVNFGATRYAATADHWNNPWSLDNRDGLWPRLGGSGNREETTFWLDNMSYLRLKNIQLGYTVPSRIVKLAKINSVRVYGSAENLATWTRYRGLDPESTADRNTAYPLIKSYSVGLNVGF is encoded by the coding sequence ATGATTCACTATTTACCACGTTCTTCATCTGGTAAACGCAGTTTACACTGGATGATGCTGACTCTCTTACCCGCAGCAGGGCTACTCTATACCTCGCCGGTTCATGCGACTAAGAGCAGCGCAGCAGCCTTCTTCCAGCAAGATCCAACCCAGGTACGCGTAATTACCGGGGTGGTAACTGACGACAAAAATCAACCTGTTCCAGGTGTTACCGTATCTGTAAAAGGTACGTCTCATGGTACTGTAACCGATGTTAAAGGGGCTTACAGCCTGCGCATTCCTGCCAACCTGCCATCGCCGGTACTGCTGTTTACTTCTATGGGTTTCACCGCCAAAGAAGTTCCCTATACCAACCAGAAAACACTTAATCAACAGATGATTACCAGCGAGAAAGCGCTCGGTGAAGTAGTGGTGGTAGGTTATGGTACCCAACGTAAGGTAAATATGGTGGGTGCTGTTTCCGCGATTAAAGTAGATGAGAAAATGGCTGGCCGTGCGGTATCCAATGCTTCTTCTGCGCTCTCCGGCCTGGTGCCAGGCCTCTCTGCTACCCAATCCAGCGGTATGGCGGGTAAGAACGGTGCTGACCTGGTAATCCGCGGACTCGGTACAGTGAACAACGCAAAACCACTGGTAGTAGTAGATGGTATGCCGGATGTAGATATCAACCTGGTAAATATGAACGATATCGAAAGCATCTCTGTATTGAAAGATGCTACCTCGGCTTCGGTTTACGGCTCCCGCGCTGCCAACGGCGTTATCCTCATCACTACCAAATCAGGTAAGGGGAACAAAAAAACACAATTCAACTTCAACGGCTACTATGGCGTAACTGAGCCTACCAAGTCGTACGAATTTATGAGCGATTACGCAAAATCCCTCACCCTCTCGCAGCGACTCCAGATGGTGAATACATTGCGTAGTCAGACCAACTTCAAAGATGGTACCATTGATCAGTGGATGGCCATGGCAATGGTAGATCCGCTGAACTATCCAAGTACAGACTGGTGGAGCCTGATCATGCGCAATGGCGCTAATCAGAACTATAACCTCTCTGCCTCGGGTGGTACAGATGTTTCCAACTTCTTTGTATCTGTTGGTGTTCAGGATGAAAAAGGCTTGCAGATCAATAATAGCTACAAAAGATATAACGCACGCTTCAACTTCGATTATAAACTGCGTCCTACCATGAACGTAGGGATGAAGTTCGCTGGTGTATGGTCTAAGTTTAACTATGGTATGTCGGAAGGTTTCACCGACGGAGATGGTGGTAACCTGGATCTGCAATATGCTATTGCGGGTATCACTCCATACGATCCTGTTAGTGGTAAGTTCGGTGGTTCTATGGCTTTTGGTGAAGATGGTCAGGCATTCAACCCATATATGAACTATATGCAGAACCAGAACAATCAGCAACGCCAGCAACTCAACGCGACGATGTACTATGACTGGTCGCCGGTGAAAGGCCTGACTGGTAGAATAGACTACTCCCTGGCTTATTATAACACCTTCCGTTATAATGCACCTATTCCTACACAATCATGGAATTTCCAGACGCAATCTCCGAATGCCCGCGTATACTTCGCACCTAACTCGGGTATTTCCAACTATACTACCAATGGTTACAAAACACAGCTGAACGGTAGTCTTACCTACCATAAGGCTTTCAATAAAAACCATGATCTCACCGTCCTCGGTGTGTATAGTGAAGAATACTGGTTCGATCGCGTGCTGAATGCCAGCCGTAACGACCGTATCTATACTGACCTCCATGAACTGGATGCTGCACTGACCAGTGTGGTATCTAACGGTGGTAATTCAACGGCAGAAGGCTTACGTTCTTACATTGGTCGTATTAACTATTCTGCTTATGATAAATACCTGCTGGAATTGAACTTCCGTTCTGACGGATCTTCGAAATTCCTTCCTGGTCACCAATTCGGATTCTTTCCTTCTGCAGCTGCGGGCTGGAGATTTGCGGAAGAAGAGTTTATCAAACGATATACTTCCAATTGGCTGAGCAATGGTAAATTCCGCGCTTCATACGGTACACTGGGTAATAATAGTGGGGTAGGAAGATATGAACAACAGGAAACATTGGCCATGGCAGCTTACTACCTGGATAAGGATATCGCCAAAGGTTTTGTAAATAAGAAAATGGTGAACAGGGATCTTACATGGGAAACAACTTCTGTGTTTAACCTCGGACTGGATCTCGGTTTCTTCAACAGCAGACTGAATGCAGAACTGGACTACTATGATCGTCTGACGACCAATATGAACCGTCCATCTGATCTTTCTTACCTGCTCACAGGTGCTTACACTGCACCACGTAAAAATATCGGTAACCTCCGCAACCGCGGTGTGGAACTGAACCTGAACTGGCAGGATAAACTGTCTCACGGTATCGCCTATACTATTAATGGTAATATTTCCTATAACCACACCCGACTGGAAAAATGGAATGAATACCTGGGTCGTGGATATACTTTCCTGGATATGCCTTACCACTTTGTTTATACCTACCAGGATAACGGCATCGCACAAACATGGCAGGATGTCTATAATAACACACCACAAGGCGCCTCGCCGGGTGATATCCTGCGTAAAGACGTAAATGGTGATGGTATTATCGATGGTAATGATAAGGTAGCACAAAGTAACTATCAGCGCGACAGGCCTACTACCAACTACGCACTCTCCGCCAGTGTTAGCTGGAAAGGTATCGACCTCGGAATTATGTTCCAGGGTGCTGCCGGTAGAAAAGACTATTGGATTAACAACTATAACAACGTCAACTTTGGTGCTACCAGATACGCTGCAACTGCTGATCACTGGAACAATCCATGGAGCCTCGATAACCGCGATGGTCTGTGGCCTCGCCTCGGTGGTAGCGGCAACCGCGAAGAAACTACCTTCTGGCTGGATAACATGTCTTACCTCCGCCTGAAAAATATTCAACTGGGGTATACCGTTCCATCCCGCATCGTGAAACTGGCAAAAATTAACAGCGTAAGAGTGTATGGCTCTGCAGAAAACCTGGCTACCTGGACAAGATACCGTGGCCTGGACCCTGAGTCAACTGCCGATAGAAACACCGCTTACCCGCTGATTAAATCTTATTCTGTAGGTCTGAATGTAGGATTCTAA
- a CDS encoding HlyD family secretion protein: MKQLIVFTIALISMTACGDKKQSQDASGNFEADEVIVSAQQNGELLSFNVVEGTVLRAGDSVGQIDVKIPSLQKAQVEASIAALQQKTSSPAEKNELVRKQLAVQESQLEQLIREQKRTENLVKEDAATRKQLDDLNSQVDQMHKQIAATRQQMNLDDYTTGVQNKTVLSEKAPLEMSAAQYAEQIRKGKIINPITGMVLTRYALQGELATIGKPLYKIANTDTLYLRAYVDGTQLPQIKTGQQVTVRIDQGRKSYKNYTGTISWISDKSEFTPKTIQTKNERANLVYAIKVRVKNDGFLKIGMYGEALWSQQ; this comes from the coding sequence ATGAAACAACTGATTGTTTTCACGATTGCACTGATTAGTATGACCGCCTGCGGCGATAAAAAACAATCGCAGGATGCCTCCGGGAATTTCGAAGCGGATGAAGTAATCGTATCTGCACAGCAAAATGGCGAGCTGCTTAGCTTCAACGTGGTGGAAGGTACTGTACTTCGTGCAGGCGACAGCGTAGGACAGATAGACGTAAAAATCCCTTCCCTGCAAAAGGCACAGGTAGAAGCCTCTATTGCTGCACTGCAACAAAAGACCAGCTCTCCGGCAGAGAAAAATGAACTGGTGAGAAAACAGCTGGCTGTCCAGGAATCCCAGCTGGAACAGCTGATACGCGAACAGAAACGCACGGAGAACCTGGTAAAGGAAGATGCTGCCACCCGCAAGCAACTCGATGACCTCAACAGCCAGGTAGACCAGATGCACAAACAAATTGCGGCCACCAGGCAGCAAATGAACCTGGACGACTATACCACCGGTGTCCAGAATAAAACGGTACTCAGTGAAAAAGCACCGCTGGAAATGTCGGCAGCACAATATGCCGAACAAATCCGTAAAGGTAAGATCATCAACCCGATTACCGGCATGGTACTTACCAGGTATGCCCTGCAGGGAGAACTGGCCACTATAGGAAAGCCGCTGTACAAGATCGCCAACACAGACACACTCTATCTGCGTGCATACGTAGACGGTACACAGCTGCCACAGATCAAAACAGGACAACAGGTAACCGTTCGCATCGATCAGGGCAGGAAATCCTATAAAAACTATACCGGCACCATCAGCTGGATATCTGATAAATCTGAGTTTACCCCTAAAACTATTCAGACGAAAAACGAAAGGGCAAACCTGGTATACGCCATCAAGGTGCGCGTCAAAAATGATGGCTTCCTGAAAATAGGCATGTATGGCGAAGCCTTATGGTCTCAACAGTAA
- a CDS encoding ABC transporter ATP-binding protein, translating to MSAVILDSITKTYESGQILAVDNVSLEIQKGEIFGLIGPDGAGKTSIFRILTTLLLADKGNASVEGNDVIKDYKAIRNIVGYMPGRFSLYQDLTVKENLNFFATLFGTTIKENYDIIKDIYDQIKPFNDRRAGKLSGGMKQKLALCCALIHKPVVLFLDEPTTGVDVVSRKEFWDILARLKAQGITILVSTPYMDEASLCERIALMQQGRILQIDTPDNIIKSYPVKLYAAKADNIFQLLQDMRASDKIDSCFAFGEFLHLTMKQDQPGDLDYLRKYAAEKHHGGIDIKVITPGIEDTFIRLSNHN from the coding sequence ATGAGTGCAGTTATTTTGGACAGCATCACAAAAACATATGAATCCGGCCAGATACTGGCGGTGGATAATGTTTCGCTGGAAATACAGAAAGGAGAAATATTCGGACTGATCGGCCCTGACGGCGCCGGCAAAACATCTATTTTCCGCATACTGACCACGCTGCTGCTGGCAGATAAAGGTAATGCCAGCGTAGAAGGCAACGACGTAATAAAGGACTATAAAGCCATTCGCAACATCGTAGGTTACATGCCGGGCAGGTTCTCCCTCTACCAGGACCTGACAGTAAAAGAAAACCTCAACTTCTTTGCCACCCTGTTCGGTACCACCATCAAAGAAAATTATGATATCATTAAAGATATCTATGATCAGATAAAACCCTTTAACGACCGGCGTGCAGGCAAACTCTCCGGTGGTATGAAACAGAAACTGGCCCTCTGCTGTGCACTGATACATAAGCCGGTAGTGCTTTTCCTCGATGAGCCTACCACCGGTGTGGATGTGGTATCGAGAAAGGAGTTCTGGGATATCCTTGCCAGGCTTAAAGCACAAGGCATTACAATATTGGTATCCACACCCTATATGGATGAAGCCAGTCTTTGTGAACGCATTGCATTAATGCAGCAAGGCCGTATCCTGCAGATAGATACACCGGACAACATTATTAAAAGCTATCCGGTGAAATTATATGCCGCCAAAGCTGATAATATCTTTCAGCTCTTACAGGATATGCGTGCCAGTGATAAGATAGACAGCTGCTTCGCCTTCGGTGAATTTCTGCACCTGACCATGAAGCAGGACCAGCCAGGGGACCTGGACTATCTGCGGAAATACGCGGCAGAAAAGCATCATGGGGGTATCGACATCAAAGTAATTACACCGGGTATTGAAGATACCTTCATCCGGTTAAGTAATCATAATTAA
- a CDS encoding RagB/SusD family nutrient uptake outer membrane protein gives MKKLSNIIKAALLASGIMMLISSCTKNLLDQQPTTDVGSSFFWKSEDDATYALMGAYNSTRIVFDRDYYYDGQGDYVRVRGVSATSPASSTSSPKFFVPSSSSGFAPQSFGDKLDSMFRGLYGAVNSTNYVIENVNNMIARNVGNKANLEKIVGEARLLRGMTYFRLITMWGDVPYFSKVATSNDDVQTLARMPIAQVKDSIMADFTYAYDKLPAKATQVGRAAKPAALAFRGKLQLFWASWNKNGWPELQGFKPDGAAAAAAFKGAADDFGHVINDFGLTLYKGGDPGNIDTLGGADILPNYFQLFLPTANGDPEMIMVFTHGGIGSMQSEELVREFAGRSFESSQAWITPRYELADRYQSTITGDFCPKLIPMAPGGTSRTATNSALNPKSYANRDYRMKSTMLWDYEKIMGQSGSKSTGLLPFVFNVSGIINIGGINYTAYSVDVGNSYSGYMFRKFIRNYPGQGRSEGDFNWPVMRLADVYLMYAEATNEVNGPQMDAVNLVNKIRHRGNLPPLAGAKYADKNSFFDAIEQERIVELVGEGQRAFDLRRWRKVEKTWGGIGGPGVGAKDTQGKINQGTMYFQNATDRDFSRSYIFKIPQSERDRNPNLTQNTPWL, from the coding sequence ATGAAGAAATTATCAAATATCATAAAAGCTGCTTTGCTCGCATCAGGTATAATGATGCTGATCAGCAGCTGTACAAAAAACCTGCTGGATCAGCAACCAACAACTGATGTAGGCTCCAGCTTTTTTTGGAAATCAGAAGATGATGCTACCTACGCATTGATGGGAGCTTACAATAGTACCAGGATTGTTTTCGACAGAGATTACTATTATGATGGTCAGGGTGATTATGTGCGCGTTCGTGGTGTTTCAGCGACTAGCCCGGCTTCATCTACATCCTCTCCAAAATTCTTTGTTCCTTCCAGCAGTAGCGGCTTCGCGCCACAGAGTTTCGGTGATAAACTGGATAGTATGTTCAGAGGCTTGTATGGTGCGGTAAACTCAACAAATTATGTTATTGAAAATGTAAATAACATGATCGCCCGCAATGTAGGTAATAAAGCCAACCTGGAAAAAATCGTGGGAGAAGCACGCTTGTTGCGTGGTATGACTTATTTCCGCCTGATCACCATGTGGGGGGATGTACCTTACTTCAGCAAAGTGGCTACCTCTAACGATGATGTACAAACGCTGGCACGTATGCCGATCGCACAGGTGAAAGATTCTATCATGGCAGATTTTACCTATGCTTATGATAAACTGCCAGCTAAAGCTACACAGGTAGGACGGGCTGCTAAACCAGCGGCACTTGCCTTCCGTGGTAAACTACAATTATTCTGGGCCTCCTGGAATAAAAACGGCTGGCCGGAGTTGCAAGGGTTTAAGCCGGATGGAGCCGCCGCCGCTGCTGCATTTAAAGGTGCTGCAGATGACTTTGGACATGTGATAAATGATTTTGGACTGACGCTTTACAAAGGTGGTGATCCTGGCAATATTGATACGCTTGGTGGTGCTGATATTCTGCCTAACTACTTCCAGTTGTTCCTGCCTACTGCGAATGGCGATCCTGAAATGATCATGGTATTTACACACGGTGGTATTGGATCTATGCAAAGTGAAGAACTGGTGCGTGAATTCGCAGGACGTAGCTTTGAAAGTAGTCAGGCATGGATAACACCAAGGTATGAACTGGCAGATCGCTACCAGTCTACCATTACTGGTGATTTCTGTCCGAAGCTGATTCCTATGGCACCGGGTGGCACTTCAAGAACAGCCACTAACTCCGCCCTCAATCCAAAAAGTTACGCCAATCGTGATTATCGTATGAAATCTACTATGCTGTGGGATTACGAAAAAATAATGGGGCAGTCAGGATCCAAGTCTACAGGGCTGTTACCTTTTGTTTTTAATGTAAGTGGCATTATTAATATCGGAGGTATTAATTATACTGCATATAGTGTGGATGTGGGTAATTCATATTCCGGATACATGTTCCGTAAATTTATTCGCAATTACCCGGGACAGGGACGCAGCGAGGGCGATTTTAACTGGCCGGTAATGCGACTGGCAGATGTTTACCTGATGTATGCAGAAGCTACCAACGAAGTAAATGGCCCACAAATGGATGCTGTTAACCTCGTGAATAAAATCCGTCACCGTGGTAATCTGCCTCCTTTAGCCGGTGCAAAATATGCCGATAAAAACAGCTTCTTCGATGCGATAGAACAGGAACGTATCGTAGAACTGGTAGGGGAGGGACAACGTGCATTTGACCTTCGCCGCTGGAGAAAGGTAGAAAAAACATGGGGTGGCATCGGTGGCCCGGGTGTAGGCGCCAAAGATACACAGGGTAAAATCAATCAGGGTACCATGTACTTCCAGAATGCAACAGACAGAGATTTCTCAAGATCCTATATCTTCAAAATCCCGCAAAGTGAAAGAGATCGCAATCCTAATCTGACGCAGAATACACCTTGGTTATAA
- a CDS encoding ABC transporter ATP-binding protein: MEEKVIVCKDLTKRFGDFYAVNKISFEVNKGEIFGFLGANGAGKTTAMRILCGLSYPTSGTAAVAGFDVYKQQENIKRNIGYMSQKFSLYENLTIMENIEFYGGVYGLTRPVIKERSNELIRHLGLEKEAKKLVAGLPLGWKQKLAFSVAIFHRPRIVFLDEPTGGVDPVTRRQFWDMIYQAAADGITVFVTTHYMDEAEYCNRITIMVDGRIEALDAPQALKARFNADNMEEVFYQLARGAKRSSD; this comes from the coding sequence ATGGAGGAAAAGGTAATCGTATGTAAAGACCTGACAAAGCGCTTCGGCGACTTTTACGCCGTTAATAAAATCTCTTTTGAAGTAAATAAAGGAGAGATATTCGGCTTCCTCGGTGCTAACGGTGCCGGTAAAACGACGGCCATGCGCATACTGTGCGGACTTTCCTATCCCACCTCCGGAACAGCTGCCGTAGCAGGTTTTGATGTATATAAGCAGCAGGAGAATATCAAGCGCAACATCGGTTATATGAGTCAGAAATTCTCGCTCTATGAGAACCTGACCATTATGGAAAATATAGAATTCTATGGCGGCGTATATGGCCTGACAAGGCCCGTGATCAAAGAACGGAGCAATGAACTGATCAGACACCTGGGATTGGAAAAGGAAGCAAAAAAGCTGGTGGCAGGACTGCCGCTGGGCTGGAAACAGAAGCTGGCTTTTTCAGTAGCCATCTTTCACCGGCCAAGAATTGTATTCCTCGATGAACCGACCGGAGGCGTAGATCCCGTTACCAGGCGCCAGTTCTGGGACATGATCTATCAGGCCGCCGCAGATGGGATCACCGTTTTTGTGACCACCCACTATATGGATGAAGCAGAATATTGTAACCGCATCACCATCATGGTAGATGGCCGCATTGAAGCCCTCGATGCACCGCAGGCGCTGAAAGCACGGTTCAATGCCGATAATATGGAAGAGGTTTTTTATCAGCTGGCAAGAGGTGCAAAACGTTCATCAGACTGA